The sequence aggcCTCCCTCAGTGTCTTGCTTTTGCTATTTTCGTACCAGATCTTAAACAAGTGGCACTTGGGATTCTGTGTTGTTGTCTCTTCTGCTTCTCTAGAGGTCCACCTGAAGCTTCTGGCTGGGGCACTATTTACCAGAGCTTGCTCTGGACACCCAGGAGTGGTCCTTCAGCATATACAAGAGCTCTGACTCCAGCCACAGCAGCAGCTGCTTCTCCTAAGGTGGAATTAGTCTCCCAGGAGGCTGTCTTCTAAGCCATCTCCACCTGCCATAGGTATCCTGTCTTCCAGGTCTCTGTTCCTAAGATCCAGGTATCTCGTGCTGCTTAATGTCCTGGACCTACTTTTGGATCACCTCCCTGAATGTATCGCCTCAAATATGGCTATATATGTGATGTCAACTCCCTGacttataattttaaacattggCCTTTATGTATTAAATTATAACAGCTCTTATAGGACTTTAGTTGGTAAACCCAGTAAACACATAAAACCATATTCTATATTCATTCATAATATCTTTCTATTCCCAGATTTGGTGATGAAGGCATCTAGAACCATTCACATTTATGTCCAAGAAAAAATTTACTTCATCATTCGAATTTGATAAAGGTTTTTTTCAAACATTATAAATCTTAGGCTACTTATCACAGAGTTCCTATTAGACAGCACTCAGAAAATGTTAATAGAAGGCATTCTTAAAAAACCATCAATTGATGTGACATTTCTTCAATTCTGGAACAtccaatatttcttttatattaccTTAAAAGTTTAGTATCTAAGACCCTAGGAtccttttttttcaaacatgGAAATTAGAGAACACCTGAATACCTGGTATACTAAGATACCACATGCATACTGATAGAGAAGATAAAGATACCAAAAAGACACAGCAGATCTGTCATAGTTTCATACACAATTTCTCTGGAGTTTGATGCTTTCCTTTAATTGAAATTACTATTTCAACCCCCCAGTGCTGGGTTCCTGGGTTCACCTCTAGTAGAAAATTTCTCATAATAGATCTTAATTGTCTGTTTCTTCCATTAGGTATGTGAGCACCttgaaagtgttttatttctATCCATAGCAATTAGAATAATAACGAATATAGAAGAGATAGCAGATGGTTTTTGactaaatctttgtttttatgaagCCAATCTCCATAGCAGCAGTCCAgctatatatttcctttaatatatatatgcatatatatgtatatgcatatacacacttATATACGTATATTATCTATATATCAAAAGGACTGTATAGATAGCAAAAGGACTcataaagcaaacattttatttagtacTAAATACCATGCTTTCCTTTTACTATTCCCTATTGCCTCTTTATTCTGCCTCACATATTAAGTTCAAATTTCTTATTAATCTTTTCCATAATTGACTATGAGATCAAAAAAGTTTAAAGGTCATCAATAAAGGAAAACACATAATTCACCAGCGCCAATTATAAAGTAGAAATATCtatcccagtttcttttttttttttttttctatcccagTTTCTTTTCATGAACTAACAAAGTTTACTTCCATAACTGCTTTCAGGATATCTCTCAGCTTTCTCTCAATATAAAGTCTCTACTTACTGTTACAATGGTCAcatacgtagatttttccttctaaagCTTCAGTTTCTGTGAATTTGGCCAACATTTCTGTAACCAGACATGGCTGGGAAGCAATATCTTTTCCACTGCATTGGTATCTTTCTGGAAATTCCAGTGATAAGTCCCAGAAAGGTTCTATGGTATTTGATTTGTTGTCACATGCAAGACATGTAacctgcaaataaaaatattagttccTCAGATTACAATCCCATCAAAACATTTACTCCTTTCACTCTAGAGGTCACTCCCAGTAAATTaacttttcttctgaaaatgcACCATCAAAATTCTGAGTAATCTGCTTTTTATAtactttcaggaatttttttcattattacaattTTTCCTTTCGATGACTATCATTAAACTCATTATGTACTCCAAAGCCATTCATCAAATCTGAACGTAGGTAAACAAACACCTGTGGACTCATTTAATTAGgtatacattgtgtgtgtgtgaaattgatttacgggcagccctggtggtgcagtggtttagtgctgcctgcagcccagggtgtgatcctggagacccgggatgagtcccatgtatggctccctgcatggagcctgcttctccctctgcctctctctgtatctctcatgaataaataaattaaatcttaaaaaaaaaaaaaagaaaccgatTTACATGCATTTAATTTAATGTGTTTAGATTATTAGCCTTGTTTTttgccctttctccttcctcatcttcCACTAATTTTCTCCCCCCAAATCCCTATAGCTTTTTAACCATGATACAAACAAAatactatttgtatatttttatatatactggaTACCTACCAACTGATAATTTCAAAAGACAATACATTTAATGTAAATGATGCCATACTATCACTTAAAGCAAACGTCACTACATTAAAATCTTCATCAAATACAGGAACCACAAAGAACATGGGGCAGTTTTAACCAGTGAAGCACTCAGCAGGATTTAATGCCAACAAACACTGCACAAAACTGAAGACAGACTTTATAGATCTAAGAATCCCTACATGATACATTACTaaattcttttataaaagcaaGGTTCCTGGAACAGGCAATGAAATAAAGAAGCCATGTCTAATGCAGATTCTAGATTTAACAAACTGacacaaagaaaagaatactTTTGGTGTTTGGAGACTCATTGGGCGGGGATTTAACCTTTTGAGAACAGcttcttgaataaaaaaaaaaaagaaagaagaagccatTCCAGGAACCAATCATCTGAATCTCCTTGGATGACTGGTTTCCAGTTTCCTAAGAGTTTATTATGTGTCTGaagggaagagaataaaaattattatgcCAGTTTTTGGCTAATTTCAAGTCATCcgtaaaggaaaaaataagcatACCAGCACCTTGCATTacttgaaatagaaaatagtaacTTTCTGGAAAGAAATTTGTAGTCAAGTATCAAAAGTCTTAACTTCTGACACCAAGCAATTTTACTTCTAGGACTCTGTCTTAATGAAAttgctagaaaaaaatttattgtgacattataataacagaaaaagtGGAAATAGTTTATAAGTCAACAATGCaggaatgggtaaataaattatGGTCTCTACATATAATGGACATTAACATGCTgtaaaaaatgatcaaatattttaatgacctttatattaataatgaaaaaaaaatcaggtaaattCATCATGACCATAcagaaggagaaaatataaatgtacagAAGATAGGGGCATGTGGGTGACTTGGTTAAAGTGCCTgactctcagctcaggtcttgatctcggggtcttgagttcaagccccatgttgggctccacacggagtttacttaaaataaatatagaactttaaataaaaaattttaatctacagaaggaaaaccagaggatatataccaaaatattaatagttttatGTGTGAGTTGTGGGGTTATGGGACAAGGGGATGATTTCTCTTTTACTGCATAGATTTAATGTATCATATAGGTTTTTTAGGAGTATAAATTACTTCTACTTATAATCgttcattttaactttttcagtaggctctgtgcccaatgtagggcttgaactcatcactCCAAGGATCAAGAGCcacgtgctctactgactaagccagccaggcactcctattaATAGTGCATTTTAAACTTTCAtataaaaatgatggaaaaataaaaattccatgcaacacaagaaacagctcTTACTTGCTAAATGGCACAATGTAGAATCTTTACATTGCTGAAACATTAAGTGGAATAAGTGTCACAGATAAACTctaaggaaaattatatttgaaatacttaaactacaggggcacctggctggctcagtccacagagcatgtgactcttgatttcaggttttgagttcaagccccatgatgagctttaaaaaaaaatttttttaaatatatttaagctaCATTCCAGAAAAGTATGCTATAAAGATGGTATCATTACTGTGAAAGTTGAACTGAGGAGAAGAGGCAGGTGTACAAGGGGAAAGAAATGACCTAACAGCCCAATtacctaaaacagaaaaaaatttaagctcTATGCTATGGAAAAGTAGAGAGCGTTTTGCCTAGTAATAGTTTACCAATAAGTCCACTCATTACAGAGAGCTATTAATTAGATACAAGTTTCTGGTTTCGTGATTCCTTTTCACAACAAGGGGAACTTTTACAGctgtaattaaaataaaggaaaccattcAGGATTTTTCTCAATGAAAtcgttatttatttactttaaaatttcccTACCTATTTGTTAAAGCTTTCAGATCTTATACCCCTTTGGTTTTATAGAAAGTCCTCCAGGGCTACTTCTCGGATCCTGAGATTACTAAAATCCATTCCCAGTACAGCAGCATCTTCAAATCTATTCTCTGTGGAGTTAAACCCTCTCTTCTCAATCtctcagaaaatgaatttaatattaACCTAAGAGGCTGTTTCCTgattccctccaccccccacacacaaaaacaaaaataaaaaacattgatATCATAGATGAAAAACTTTAAGTGATTCATGAAGGAAACCCATAAATGAGTCAAACACTACGTGAGCCGACTTCTGAAAAAGCAATTTTTACCTAAAAAAAGTACTAGCTCTAACACACTAGACATACAGAGAAAAGGTGTATCTTTAGGCTTCATTTTATGAATTCCCCAagatgaaaatgatattttaaaaaacccatacCTGACTAAGAAGTTGTCCATGAAATATGTTATTCACAACATTCAGAACCTGTTTGATAAGTTTTCTTTGAGAAGTGGGGATAAGAGCTGGTAACCTAGTACCAGTTGTCTCTAGTTCATGTTGTATTTTATCCAAAAGTTCACAAAGAAATTCCTGAGCATCTTGTTGGGCATAACCACGAAAGGCTGGAATAAGTCTCCACACAGAGTGTAGCATAGCAAATGGTGAGACCAAGGCCCACTTTCCAGACCACATGACTTGGAACAAGGTATGcaattcatgacagagagaaatgTATTGTGAACTGGGCTCCCTTGGCTGAATAAGTTCCATATTTCTACTCTTGGATGCTCCACCACTTAGTCCTAAGGATAAACTTGGATGTCTGGAGAGAGCACTGCATGTATCTTTTTCttggcattcattcatttgatataCTGCATCTGTGATTGGTGGATGCTTATAAGGTGATCTTGTCTTATCACCACCAGCTGTCACAGCCAGCCATCGGTTCAgatcaagttttaaaaaacattgccgaaaaataagtaaatgactcAACACTTGAAGAACAGAATTCATATAGCAGGTATTTCCCAAATTTCTCAATCCTGTCACACCAGGGGTTACTATTGGCCTTCGTTTACCTGAGGAGTCACTGGCTTTTTTTAATCTTACATCTTCTGAGGTAGATACTACTTTATCTTTTGCTGGTGATGCTGGGGTTTGTTGTGGAACTTGAACAGGAACTATTTCTACGGTAGTAGACTGAGCTAGACTTTGCAAACGTAAACTCTTTCTTGGATGTATATTTTCCAATTCTGCTTTAACTTGATACTCTAATTCTTGTTGTCTtttcttcacttctctttttgctattttttcctgaaattgtTCCTCTTGCCTTTTTCTTCCAATGGGTGATTGTTCAAACCAAATTCGAAATATTTTACCCATCAATATCCTTCTCCTGTGCCACAGGGCAGTATACATTTGATCTTCATTTTGAAGGAGAGATTGGGTGCCA is a genomic window of Vulpes vulpes isolate BD-2025 chromosome 10, VulVul3, whole genome shotgun sequence containing:
- the USP44 gene encoding ubiquitin carboxyl-terminal hydrolase 44 is translated as MLTMDKCKHIGQLQLAQDHSILNPQKWHCVDCNTTESIWACLSCSHVACGRYIEEHALKHFQESSHPVALEVNEMYVFCYLCDDYVLNDNATGDLKLLRSMLSAIKSQNYQCTTRSGRVLRSVGTSDDTYYLPDGTQSLLQNEDQMYTALWHRRRILMGKIFRIWFEQSPIGRKRQEEQFQEKIAKREVKKRQQELEYQVKAELENIHPRKSLRLQSLAQSTTVEIVPVQVPQQTPASPAKDKVVSTSEDVRLKKASDSSGKRRPIVTPGVTGLRNLGNTCYMNSVLQVLSHLLIFRQCFLKLDLNRWLAVTAGGDKTRSPYKHPPITDAVYQMNECQEKDTCSALSRHPSLSLGLSGGASKSRNMELIQPREPSSQYISLCHELHTLFQVMWSGKWALVSPFAMLHSVWRLIPAFRGYAQQDAQEFLCELLDKIQHELETTGTRLPALIPTSQRKLIKQVLNVVNNIFHGQLLSQVTCLACDNKSNTIEPFWDLSLEFPERYQCSGKDIASQPCLVTEMLAKFTETEALEGKIYVCDHCNTKRRRFSSKSVVLTEAQKQLMICHLPQVLRLHLKRFRWSGRNNREKIGVHVGFEEILNMEPYCCRESLKSLRPECFIYDLSAVVMHHGKGFGSGHYTAYCYNSEGGFWVHCNDSKLSMCTMDEVCKAQAYILFYTQRVTENGHSKLLPAELLSGSQHPNEEADTSSNEILS